The bacterium DNA window TCCGACTGTCGAATTTCGCTTGCGAAATCATTGAGAATAATGTAGATTGATTTACTTGGCTCAAAACGGCAGCCGTTGCACCGGACCCCGCTTCCGGCCAGTGATGCCGTTAAACCGTTGGCTTGCCTAAGCTGACGGCGTGTGCGGTCCCGCCCCGAACCCGCCTCTATTTTTTCAGAACTCCTCCGAATTCTTCCGCATAGCCCGAGGTGACTCATGTCCGATGAAGTCCAAAACAAGACCGTAGAAGAACGCGATCGCGATTGGTACGAGAATGTCTATCAACGTGATGTGCCGCAGTTAACGGCCCGCGCCGTGATATCTGGTATGCTGTTTGGCGGCATTATGTCGCTCTCAAATCTGTATGTCGGTTTGAAATCCGGCTGGGGATTGGGTGTGGACATTGTAGCGGTCATATTGATTTTCTCGATCTTCAAGGGTCTGAAGAGTGCGGGACTCGTGCGCAAAGAGTTCGGCATGATGGAAAACACGATCATGATGACAGTGGCCGTGGCCGCGAGTTGGATTTCATCGGCGGGCCTCGTGTCGGCGGTACCGGCGCTTTCCATGTTGACCGGCTACGAGTTCGTATGGTGGCAACTGGCTATTTTGATCGGCGGTATTCTCTACCTCGGTCTGTTTATGGCAATTCCGCTGAAGCGGCAGATGATTCAAGTGGACAATCTGCGCTTTCCCGGCAACATCCCGACCGGTGAGACGCTGAAAGCGATGTACTCAAAGGGCACCGAGGCCGTGAGCAAGGCGAAAGCACTGGGCCTCGCGGGTGTATCGGGAATGCTGATCGCCGGTTTGCGCGACGGTCTTGAATGGATTCCGGCGCAATTGGCGATTCCGGCATCCATCGCGCGTGTCGGCATGGGTAAATTGACATTAACGTTTGAGCCGAGTCTGATATTCATTGGCATCGGCGCGTTGTTTGGCATCAAGATCGGCTTGAGCATGCTGTTTGGGTTAGTGCTGAACTATGGCGTGCTTGCACCCAATCTGATCAACGACAAGATCATCAAGCACAATCCGCCGCAGATCACCGCAGCGGCGCTGATCGCCGCGCCTGTGACGATTCAGGCTGGCGAGAGTATCGCTCTGACCCTTGAAGAGGCCAATGTCAGCCCCGAGCTGTCGGCGGGCGCGGACACGAAGCATCTACGCTACACATGGTATCAGGCCAAGTCCTATACCACCAATGAGCAAATCATCGCCGATTTGAACGCTATGCAGCTTGGTAACGGTCAACCGAATCCGCTGTACGGGGTGGTGAGCGTCCGCGACACGCTGAGCAAGGCTAATGGCCCGGAGTCGCGCGCGCTGTTCTTTGAAGCGTCGAAAGCGGTTTTCTGGGAAGCGAAGTTGACGTTGGACAAAGAGCAGTCATCGCCCAAGATTGTCGCGGCACTGGGATTCGAACCGGGCCAATTCCGCCAGCAGAATGTCGGTGGTTTTCGCAACATCAGCGCGTGGTCGTTGTGGCCGGGCGCGACAATATTGGTCGTCGGCGGCCTGCTTGCTCTGGCCTTCCAGTGGCGTACGCTGGGCCGGACGTTCGGGAGTATTTTCAGCAGCTTCGGCAAGCGCAAAGACAGCGAGAAGTCAGGCGTGCTCGATGACATCGAGATTCCGCTCAAGTGGTTTGCGCCGGGCTTCATCATTACCGGAATTCTCTGCGTCGTGACTTTGACGACGATGTTCGGCAGCTTCGGCGTGGCGTGGTATATGGGCGTGATTGCCGTATTGCTCACATTCATCCTCGCGGCGGTGGCGTCGCGCGCCGGCGCGGAAGTCGGCATCAACCCGATCGGCGCGCTGGGCAAGGTTACGCAGTTGACGTTTGGTGTGATCTCGGCAGGCAACGTGACCTCGAACCTCATGACAGCGGGGATCACGGCCGGGGCGGCGGCAAGCTGCAGCGACACGATTGGAAATCTCAAGGTCGGCCACATGGTCGGCGCGAACCCGCGCAAGCAATTTATCGCGCAGTTGTTCGGCGTATTGGCGGGCGCGTTGCTGGCCGTTCCGGCGTACTTCATTCTCGTGCCCGATGTGAGCGTGTTGGGTGGCGACAAGTTCCCGGCGCCGTCGGCCCTGGTTTGGATGGGTGTGGCCAAGGTCCTGGCGCAAGGCCTAAGCACGCTGCCGCAGAGTGCGGTGATTGCGATGGGTGTGGCCTTTGTGATGGCCGTCGTCATAATCGTCGCCGAGAAGATGTTCCCCAAGATCAAGCCCTACACGCCGAATCCGACCGCGCTGGGTATTGCGATGACGATTCCGGCTTACACGAGCTTTGCGATGTTTCTGGGAGCGTTAATCGCTTATTTCATGGAGAAGCGCGCACCCAAAGCCAATGATATGTATACGATTCC harbors:
- a CDS encoding OPT/YSL family transporter, encoding MSDEVQNKTVEERDRDWYENVYQRDVPQLTARAVISGMLFGGIMSLSNLYVGLKSGWGLGVDIVAVILIFSIFKGLKSAGLVRKEFGMMENTIMMTVAVAASWISSAGLVSAVPALSMLTGYEFVWWQLAILIGGILYLGLFMAIPLKRQMIQVDNLRFPGNIPTGETLKAMYSKGTEAVSKAKALGLAGVSGMLIAGLRDGLEWIPAQLAIPASIARVGMGKLTLTFEPSLIFIGIGALFGIKIGLSMLFGLVLNYGVLAPNLINDKIIKHNPPQITAAALIAAPVTIQAGESIALTLEEANVSPELSAGADTKHLRYTWYQAKSYTTNEQIIADLNAMQLGNGQPNPLYGVVSVRDTLSKANGPESRALFFEASKAVFWEAKLTLDKEQSSPKIVAALGFEPGQFRQQNVGGFRNISAWSLWPGATILVVGGLLALAFQWRTLGRTFGSIFSSFGKRKDSEKSGVLDDIEIPLKWFAPGFIITGILCVVTLTTMFGSFGVAWYMGVIAVLLTFILAAVASRAGAEVGINPIGALGKVTQLTFGVISAGNVTSNLMTAGITAGAAASCSDTIGNLKVGHMVGANPRKQFIAQLFGVLAGALLAVPAYFILVPDVSVLGGDKFPAPSALVWMGVAKVLAQGLSTLPQSAVIAMGVAFVMAVVIIVAEKMFPKIKPYTPNPTALGIAMTIPAYTSFAMFLGALIAYFMEKRAPKANDMYTIPVASGLIGGESIMGVLIAALIAFGIL